The nucleotide window CACGATGGAGCTCCACAACGGCTGCAGAATTCTTTCCTAAAGATCATTTCACCTCTTTCCCCCCCAAGTATTCAGAAATGCATCATTTCAGAGGAGTGAGATCTCATACTAGCTGCCCCATTGAGGGTGCTGACTGCAATCTAGGATAAGAAACTAAGGTCAAATCACTTTTTACCATTTGAAAAGCAGAGAAAAAcactaaacataaatatataagaaaattcATAAAACATTGAGACATTTTGATGGTAAAAAGAGGGCGACTGTGTGTCGATTGCAAGAAAGAATCCGAATAAGCTCAAGACACATTTGTTAAAAGCATTACACATTAAATCGCATTTGAAAATCAATGCACTCAACAGCGTTTCCAACTAACCCGAGCAATTAGTCTTGGATCATCTGTGGGCATTTTCAAATTTGAATCTTCTTTCAAAAGGTAAACAAATTACGGGATGTTGAAAAGGGCTCCTTTATAAATTGCGGGCTTCAGAAAGGGACTGTCGCATCATTTTCAATGCACCGCGAATGAGGGAGTGCGACAAAGGTTAGCTTTTTGATGTTTCACTGAAGATGGCTCTTACCTTGACAGAGGGTGGGCATGTGCTGTTGCTCGACACGCCAAAGTCCAGCTTTCTGTCGTCGGTAGCCCCTATGGTCTTCAGGCCTTGCTGCAAAATACCTCGCAATTTTGCGTAATTTGGCTTGTCTGTGTATTCGAGAGCCTTGACCTCTTGCATGAACTTCTTCATTTCCTCTAGAAATTGAAAACGACATTAAGTACAACAATCTAATCTTAATGCAGATTACTTTAACTGATGTATTGCAAAGTCGGaaaaataaagacacttctgGGTCAATAAACAAACTAAGAGCATTATGTGTGCGATTAAGCAAAAGTTATTTGGACCTTTGTCTCAAAGTTCATCTCAAATGAACACGCAAAAGTCCGATGTTAATAAGGTGCACGTGCCATGCGTTCATTCGTGTAGCACTGTGCAGGAAAGACAGAACAGTCCCTGTAGGGCAGTGTCTCTGCGGTAGATGCTCACACTTTAACCTTCAGGCTAAGTTTAGAGGAGAGGGGTTGACATTTGTCACTTTGTTCTTTATAGTTCTCCACTTCGCGAACTGTTGTTTACTGTCGGCTGCTAAAATAGTCACACCAAACAGAATTAGTCTTGATGGCCGTGCTAACAGTGCCGCCTCCCATCACCTCGGTGTTGTGATGCGGCGTGTACGCACAAGACAACAGCCTCAGGAGGGATCTCGCCGTCTGCCGCGCGGCTGTCACAGGGTTTAAGAACTGCCATCACATCAGCGGATGAGCAAAGGGAGCCAATGACATCTTTGATTTTTAAACGACACAAAGAAAGAACGCCCTAAAGTTTTGCAAAAGTACAGACTGACACGCACTGTCTGCAAAACTATGCAATACTGAGGTCGAGAATGGAGAAGGGTGAAAAACAAGTTTCAAAACTTCAACTTTTATGTTTTGCGGTCGAGAAGGGCAAATGCAATGTTTATTatgtgcatatacacacacatagtacaaaaaatgtagcattgcaaATGAAATTCAGAATctaaatttaacaatttttttttaatcttaaagaaATATCActatgtaaaatgaaaatgaaatatttcttatGTTGACTATTTCTTTGACActgattatgtaaataaaaacacaatgactAATGCTACACTAGACTCTTTTTCCTCAATATTTCCTACACTATTTAACTGATACTAAAGgcaattgtattaatatttattaataggtGCATTTATAATATTTCCTACAATTAATGAAGCATCAGACAAAGAGGAACGTTTATGAGGCACCACACTGGACGAATTCAGGTTATGTACACTTGTTTTATAATTGCTAAACGTTTCACAACAAATATTTGTaaacagaaaatgtgaatatttataaAAAGATGAAAGCAATTACGCTCCAGTTTAAAGAAAGTGTGAGAAGTTGCTGGGAATTAGCACAGAGCTGATAGATTAGCTCTAATTAAGACTCAATCACAGGGCCACATTCATTATAAATAGAAAAGGCCCTTGCACTCTTATTTGCACATCAGAGCTCGAAAGTGCGTCACTCCAATTACTGCTTGGCagacaaacaaaaagtaataatgcAGAATTCACAGGTGCTTTTGCGTTTGCAACagggttaaaaaaataattatgcttTAATCCCATTTAGTTGTAAGAAATTTCCTAAGACTATTAACCTATCGTATTACAGACTATATAATTGATATTTTACAACCAAAgtacatttagttttttaaatgtatgaaagcTTCTCCAGCTAACTTAAAGACTGCTCAGTTTTTTTCTCACCTGGTAAATTGTCTGAAGGGAAACAGTTTTTCAACAACTCATCAATATTGTCTCTACACCTGAGGAGAAGAaaattcaaaaattatttttaaaaaattacaatattaaattgtatccgttaaaaaaaaaaaaaacactgctttatGGAAAAGAATGAATTAGTTTTACTGCAAAGAGGCATATTAGTTATTCTTTATTCATCATCCCAATATTTATTAtcccatggcaaaaaaaaaatatatatatatatttataggtcAAATAGGTAGATTACTATTTAGTACAGAAATAAGTAAAACCTAAATGCAACAAATGAGGTTAAAGACAATCACCTGAGTTTGGAGTCTCTGACATACAGTGGGTCCTGAAGTTTGTCCTCCCAGGGAAGACAGCCACAAAGCCACTGGATCATGCAGTAGCCCATGATTTCCAGGTCTCCTCTTCTTGAAGGGGCTGAAATGCAATATACACCAACACAGAGAggaactcttaaaaaaaaacattcatatcaGAGGCTATTTTAAAGGGTAGCCCACTTTTGTAGTATTTGATGCAAAGTACCATTACATCAACATTTAGACAAATTATGAAGAGAAATACTATTTTTTATCACAATGTGATCTTTTACATAATTTACACTTCAATGGCTGCTCAAAAGCATGCTTCCTGAATCTCCAGGggttacaaaaataatatatgtcAGGCCATATGGATTCGCCTAGGCCAGGGTTGGGTATCGATTAGGTTTTATTCGATACCGGTACcattttgatacttttaaaacgaTACCGGTGCCTAAACATAgcctgaaccgatacttctataaaaataaataaataaaataaaaaaagcctaaaaagataatattaaagaacattaaaaagattcaaaataaatccatagcattcacacgctccttggatgctctcatttcccaagcttccATTACTCAatggctaataaatgtatttcatgatctgggtcattattttatacaaaaccacacataatgtttctactgtatctctgtcactcactctgatatttagttaaaatgagtgctgtctgtcactgtctttaatcagttctttgaatgactgtatgctcattctttataaagtggcaacaatgtcatttgtaaactacagtcttaggcacattagtattttcaccccaataAGGGGGTTtaagacagttatttatatattttgctgtagtatgtcagtaggaaatattagtttacatttccaaacattcattttgccattaattttaatattctaGTGAGATTGTAGAATACACAAACAGTCTGAACAACAGACTGCCTAAAATTAAAGACTTTTGGCACCGAATCTGCGTGCTGATTTGGTTCGGTGCATACCGGTCCCATAGGTACCAGTGCAATACTGGTactgggtttcggtacccaaccctaccTAGCCCTAAAATTTGAACGTTAAGAGTGACTAATAGAACTGATTGTTACAATTTCTTACCGACTCCTTTGTGTGCATCAATACTAGTGAACTCAATGGTCCCATCATGACACCTCTTTGGGTCTTCTTTGTACTCCTTTGGCACTCCTTCAGGAGAATATCTGTAGGCCAATCCATAATCCACTAAATATACctgggtaaaaaaataataataataagagtcaAATCAAAAGCTTGTAGTACAACAACATACAAATCACTGGTAAatcaattacagaaaaaaaaaacactgggaaattaaatattattttgatatatGACACATCCAACATAATAAAGTCTTCAAGACTTGACGATTACTACAAATGAATGACATTTGAAGCTGCAAACAGACTGATTGCTAATTAGAAGTATGTATCACTTATAAAAGAGATCTGACAATTAGCACTTTGTTTTCAAAGCAACAGGAAGCCGTTAACAGAGTTCCAAAGATACCAATACAGTCTGTGCACAAACTGGAGGTGTACCTATTACCTCCCCCAAAAAGTGCTAAATGATTTGATGTGTCCAGGTAGAGTGTCTCAGAAATAACTGCATGTGGCAATTTGCAACAGTAAAGATTAACAGCTCACCTACAGTGACAAACATCACAaacttaaacaaataaaaataaaaagttaggaGGTTTTCAAAGCTGGGGCTGGTGATTAGA belongs to Carassius auratus strain Wakin unplaced genomic scaffold, ASM336829v1 scaf_tig00215408, whole genome shotgun sequence and includes:
- the LOC113094546 gene encoding serine/threonine-protein kinase VRK1-like, which gives rise to MVMDRFGVDLQKKFEGNGKQFPRKLVLQLGLRLLDILEYIHDHEYVHADIKASNLLLSYTNPNQVYLVDYGLAYRYSPEGVPKEYKEDPKRCHDGTIEFTSIDAHKGVAPSRRGDLEIMGYCMIQWLCGCLPWEDKLQDPLYVRDSKLRCRDNIDELLKNCFPSDNLPEEMKKFMQEVKALEYTDKPNYAKLRGILQQGLKTIGATDDRKLDFGVSSNSTCPPSVKAPKRKKAEEKGQSADEAKGAPAKKRRAPQKKEVNGAKKTASPAKRPAKKEAQAASEPAVKKSRGRPKKNS